A DNA window from Coffea arabica cultivar ET-39 chromosome 6c, Coffea Arabica ET-39 HiFi, whole genome shotgun sequence contains the following coding sequences:
- the LOC140008389 gene encoding protein S-acyltransferase 24-like isoform X1: MAAYKGFADCIRLLLFLDAYRGRQDKEGCTPLHWAAIRGNLEACTVLVQAGKKEDLMLTDNTGFTPAQLASDKNHRQVAFFLGNARKLLDKRCDGNSRLGKLSKLGLAPVLWCTIFLLLVTYTHSVIMAPNLPKLTAGFALLAWLGVFLATSGLVLFYRCSSTDPGYIKVNMHDSQNTRDDEPLLKMEINHPALLAGNWAQLCSTCKIVRPLRAKHCSTCDRCVEQFDHHCPWVSNCIGKKNKWDFFLFLVVEALAMVITGGVALTRVLTDPLAPSSFGGWLSHAANEHVGAIAFIVSDIFLFSGVAILTAVQASQISRNITTNEVANIMRYSYLRGPGGRFRNPYDHGCKRNCSDLLITGYNEDIERDEESSESEGLRMMQIGRASNLQNGACHSHQTNGNTEGNGGHVVVNVNKSSNTHQSHVHSSYCTHHKNNQKTDSVPVGLGIGLGGRNSGRSVIAS, translated from the exons at GGCTGCATACAAGGGTTTTGCAGACTGTATACGTCTTCTGCTATTTTTGGATGCATATAGAGGAAGACAGGATAAAGAGG GCTGTACTCCTCTACATTGGGCTGCTATCAGAGGTAACTTAGAAGCATGCACAGTGTTGGTACAGGCTGGCAAGAAGGAAGATCTCATGTTGACAGATAATACTGGCTTTACACCAGCACAACTTGCGTCTGATAAGAATCACAGACAAGTTGCATTTTTCCTT GGTAATGCCAGAAAGCTGCTTGACAAACGTTGTGATGGAAACAGCCGTCTTGGGAAACTATCAAAATTGGGGCTTGCTCCTGTTCTTTGGTGCACAATATTTTTGCTTCTTGTGACCTACACTCATTCAGTAATCATGG CTCCAAATCTGCCAAAATTGACAGCTGGCTTCGCTCTTCTCGCATGGCTGGGTGTTTTCCTAGCAACTTCTGGATTAGTTTTGTTTTACAGATGCAGCAG CACAGATCCAGGTTATATTAAGGTGAATATGCATGATTCCCAGAATACAAGAGATGAT GAACCCTTGCTGAAGATGGAAATAAATCATCCTGCATTACTTGCTGGGAACTGGGCTCAGCTTTGCTCTACCTGCAAG ATTGTTAGGCCTCTTCGTGCAAAGCACTGTTCCACGTGTGATCGGTGTGTTGAACAATTTGACCATCATTGCCCTTGGGTGTCTAATTGCATTGGCAAG AAAAACAAATGGGATTTCTTCTTATTTCTTGTTGTGGAAGCCTTGGCCATGGTGATAACTGGTGGTGTTGCTCTTACAA GAGTCTTGACCGATCCACTAGCTCCATCTTCATTTGGGGGATGGTTGAGCCATGCTGCAAACGAACATGTTGGTGCTATTGCATTTATTGTCTCAGACATTTTCCTCTTCTCAGGAGTGGCTATCTTGACTGCTGTTCAGGCTTCTCAG ATCTCTCGTAATATTACGACGAACGAGGTAGCAAATATAATGCGGTATAGCTACCTGCGGGGGCCTGGGGGGCGGTTCAGGAATCCTTACGATCATGGGTGTAAGAGGAACTGTTCAGATTTGTTGATAACTGGTTACAATGAAGACATCGAGCGTGACGAGGAATCAAGTGAATCGGAAGGTCTCAGGATGATGCAGATTGGGAGGGCGTCAAACCTTCAAAATGGGGCATGCCATTCTCATCAAACCAATGGCAACACCGAGGGGAATGGTGGTCATGTTGTAGTTAACGTGAATAAGAGCTCAAACACCCATCAGTCTCATGTTCATTCTTCTTACTGTACTCATCATAAAAACAACCAGAAAACTGATAGCGTTCCTGTAGGATTAGGAATTGGGCTAGGTGGTCGGAACAGCGGGAGATCTGTGATCGCGTCATGA
- the LOC140008389 gene encoding protein S-acyltransferase 24-like isoform X2, with the protein MLTDNTGFTPAQLASDKNHRQVAFFLGNARKLLDKRCDGNSRLGKLSKLGLAPVLWCTIFLLLVTYTHSVIMAPNLPKLTAGFALLAWLGVFLATSGLVLFYRCSSTDPGYIKVNMHDSQNTRDDEPLLKMEINHPALLAGNWAQLCSTCKIVRPLRAKHCSTCDRCVEQFDHHCPWVSNCIGKKNKWDFFLFLVVEALAMVITGGVALTRVLTDPLAPSSFGGWLSHAANEHVGAIAFIVSDIFLFSGVAILTAVQASQISRNITTNEVANIMRYSYLRGPGGRFRNPYDHGCKRNCSDLLITGYNEDIERDEESSESEGLRMMQIGRASNLQNGACHSHQTNGNTEGNGGHVVVNVNKSSNTHQSHVHSSYCTHHKNNQKTDSVPVGLGIGLGGRNSGRSVIAS; encoded by the exons ATGTTGACAGATAATACTGGCTTTACACCAGCACAACTTGCGTCTGATAAGAATCACAGACAAGTTGCATTTTTCCTT GGTAATGCCAGAAAGCTGCTTGACAAACGTTGTGATGGAAACAGCCGTCTTGGGAAACTATCAAAATTGGGGCTTGCTCCTGTTCTTTGGTGCACAATATTTTTGCTTCTTGTGACCTACACTCATTCAGTAATCATGG CTCCAAATCTGCCAAAATTGACAGCTGGCTTCGCTCTTCTCGCATGGCTGGGTGTTTTCCTAGCAACTTCTGGATTAGTTTTGTTTTACAGATGCAGCAG CACAGATCCAGGTTATATTAAGGTGAATATGCATGATTCCCAGAATACAAGAGATGAT GAACCCTTGCTGAAGATGGAAATAAATCATCCTGCATTACTTGCTGGGAACTGGGCTCAGCTTTGCTCTACCTGCAAG ATTGTTAGGCCTCTTCGTGCAAAGCACTGTTCCACGTGTGATCGGTGTGTTGAACAATTTGACCATCATTGCCCTTGGGTGTCTAATTGCATTGGCAAG AAAAACAAATGGGATTTCTTCTTATTTCTTGTTGTGGAAGCCTTGGCCATGGTGATAACTGGTGGTGTTGCTCTTACAA GAGTCTTGACCGATCCACTAGCTCCATCTTCATTTGGGGGATGGTTGAGCCATGCTGCAAACGAACATGTTGGTGCTATTGCATTTATTGTCTCAGACATTTTCCTCTTCTCAGGAGTGGCTATCTTGACTGCTGTTCAGGCTTCTCAG ATCTCTCGTAATATTACGACGAACGAGGTAGCAAATATAATGCGGTATAGCTACCTGCGGGGGCCTGGGGGGCGGTTCAGGAATCCTTACGATCATGGGTGTAAGAGGAACTGTTCAGATTTGTTGATAACTGGTTACAATGAAGACATCGAGCGTGACGAGGAATCAAGTGAATCGGAAGGTCTCAGGATGATGCAGATTGGGAGGGCGTCAAACCTTCAAAATGGGGCATGCCATTCTCATCAAACCAATGGCAACACCGAGGGGAATGGTGGTCATGTTGTAGTTAACGTGAATAAGAGCTCAAACACCCATCAGTCTCATGTTCATTCTTCTTACTGTACTCATCATAAAAACAACCAGAAAACTGATAGCGTTCCTGTAGGATTAGGAATTGGGCTAGGTGGTCGGAACAGCGGGAGATCTGTGATCGCGTCATGA
- the LOC140008391 gene encoding protein S-acyltransferase 24-like: MSSEIEVVEEVEESRDHGRSSPTSAVSTTAKGTGGEIEEESLRNDVYTAAAYGDMEKLQRLVESEGCSVSEPDSLGHYALQWAALNNRTAAAQYIIERGGDVNAADHTGQTALHWSAVRGAIQVAEVLLQEGARVNAADMYGYQTTHVAAQYGQTSFLYYIVTKWNADPDVPDNDGRSPLHWAAYKGFADCIRLLLFLDAYRGRQDKEGCTPLHWAAIRGNLEACTVLVQAGKKEDLMLTDNTGFTPAQLASDKNHRQVAFFLGNARKLLDKRCDGNSRLGKLSKLGLAPVLWCTIFLLLVTYTHSVIMAPNLPKLTAGFALLAWLGVFLATSGLVLFYRCSSTDPGYIKVNMHDSQNTRDDEPLLKMEINHPALLAGNWAQLCSTCKIVRPLRAKHCSTCDRCVEQFDHHCPWVSNCIGKKNKWDFFLFLVVEALAMVITGGVALTRVLTDPLAPSSFGGWLSHAANEHVGAIAFIVSDIFLFSGVAILTAVQASQVSLLSSNVCRRPCRRR; this comes from the exons ATGTCTTCGGAGATCGAGGTGGTGGAGGAGGTCGAAGAATCCAGAGATCATGGTCGATCATCGCCTACCTCCGCCGTGTCCACCACGGCCAAAGGCACCGGGGGTGAGATAGAGGAGGAGAGCTTGAGGAACGATGTGTACACGGCTGCGGCGTATGGGGATATGGAGAAGCTGCAGAGATTGGTGGAGAGCGAGGGCTGCTCTGTCTCCGAGCCGGACTCCCTCGGTCACTACGCCCTCCAATGGGCCGCCCTCAATAACCGCACTGCTGCTGCCCAATACATTATTGAG CGTGGTGGAGACGTGAATGCTGCAGATCATACAGGACAAACGGCACTCCATTGGAGTGCAGTTCGGGGTGCTATCCAGGTGGCTGAAGTTTTACTTCAAGAGGGTGCTCGGGTGAATGCAGCTGATATGTATGGCTATCAG ACAACTCATGTTGCTGCGCAATATGGTCAGACATCTTTCCTTTATTACATTGTAACAAAGTGGAATGCTGATCCTGATGTCCCTGATAATGATGGAAGGAGCCCTTTGCACTG GGCTGCATACAAGGGTTTTGCAGACTGTATACGTCTTCTGCTATTTTTGGATGCATATAGAGGAAGACAGGATAAAGAGG GCTGTACTCCTCTACATTGGGCTGCTATCAGAGGTAACTTAGAAGCATGCACAGTGTTGGTACAGGCTGGCAAGAAGGAAGATCTCATGTTGACAGATAATACTGGCTTTACACCAGCACAACTTGCGTCTGATAAGAATCACAGACAAGTTGCATTTTTCCTT GGTAATGCCAGAAAGCTGCTTGACAAACGTTGTGATGGAAACAGCCGTCTTGGGAAACTATCAAAATTGGGGCTTGCTCCTGTTCTTTGGTGCACAATATTTTTGCTTCTTGTGACCTACACTCATTCAGTAATCATGG CTCCAAATCTGCCAAAATTGACAGCTGGCTTCGCTCTTCTCGCATGGCTGGGTGTTTTCCTAGCAACTTCTGGATTAGTTTTGTTTTACAGATGCAGCAG CACAGATCCAGGTTATATTAAGGTGAATATGCATGATTCCCAGAATACAAGAGATGAT GAACCCTTGCTGAAGATGGAAATAAATCATCCTGCATTACTTGCTGGGAACTGGGCTCAGCTTTGCTCTACCTGCAAG ATTGTTAGGCCTCTTCGTGCAAAGCACTGTTCCACGTGTGATCGGTGTGTTGAACAATTTGACCATCATTGCCCTTGGGTGTCTAATTGCATTGGCAAG AAAAACAAATGGGATTTCTTCTTATTTCTTGTTGTGGAAGCCTTGGCCATGGTGATAACTGGTGGTGTTGCTCTTACAA GAGTCTTGACCGATCCACTAGCTCCATCTTCATTTGGGGGATGGTTGAGCCATGCTGCAAACGAACATGTTGGTGCTATTGCATTTATTGTCTCAGACATTTTCCTCTTCTCAGGAGTGGCTATCTTGACTGCTGTTCAGGCTTCTCAGGTATCTTTGCTGAGTTCCAACGTTTGTAGAAGACCCTGTAGGAGGAGATGA